GCAAACTTCAGTGCTTCGCGACTTTTTGCGGTTGTTGATTTGATTTTTGCTGGCGTAGAAATATCTTCTACTTTTTGTGATTTGCAAATTGACTTTCTGCAAAGGACTGCAGCTGCTATGAAAGCAATGAACTTTGGGGGACGAGACTTTTCGCTTTTATGGAAGATTACCAAATTCAATACGGCCAAAACACACATGAGCGTGCTAGTAGTCAGTGTTGCCAGCAGGTAATAACTTAGAACAGGGAGTGGGTCGGACGTTTTCGGCAAGTTATCCCCAACCAAGGTCATAAACACGGCCAAGGAGAGGAGAAGGGTCACTGCGTATGAAACCCGTTCCCCGGCGTCGGGTGGCAGTATGAATACTAGGAGGTTGATCACAGCGAGAAATACTATTGGCATTATAATGTTCACAATCATATAGGTTGACTTTCTCTCTAAGCTGACGGTGAACAACGCAACAGGTGTAACGTCGTTCCATATTGCAACTTCTCTTTTCAAATCGAGAAGAGCCCATTCACCATTTCCATTGAACGTTGATGACAAGTATGACATATTTCCTGCATTTAGATTGACTTCTGTGCTGATGAAGCCAGGGACAACGAACTTGATGGTGAAGGACTGTAAAGATGAAAAACGATGAAAGAATTAATTAGTGCATAGGAGGTTTAAGTTTTACATATCAaggcaaaataattattttagtaaaCACTGAAATAAAGTTAACCtggtattaattattttaatcatttgtcacagtattgttttcatatttaaatacaacagCTCAATATCCATAATATTAAACTGTACTTTTCTTCCGTAAATTCAGTATATCCAAACAGTTTGTTTTgcgaattaaataaaataaaaaattggtACGCATATACACATCGTTTTTCATGAAACTCCTTTCCAAAATACGATGACCTTTGTCTGAACTACTTCGTCATCAGAACTAAGAAAATAGGCAAAATGAATGAATGTGTCGTATCTTCACCGAAAACCCGGCCATTTGACAGTTTTTTCTTGCCTGGTGAAGGAATCATTCGGATGCGTCGAAGAGAAACGTTGATAAATTGTTGTCACGTAATGCCATTCTTACAAATTGTCATTAAAGTAATTCTGAGTCATACACGTCAAACTTACAACATGTGACAACAGATTATGTTTGGCAAGTAAAACCTGTATTTATGACATAAAACTCGAATCTGTGACTGACCTGTTTATCAAAAGGATAATACTTCGAATCCAACGGAGAATTCACCGAATATACACCAGAAGGGTAGAACATAATTGTTCCGTCTGACAATAGCCGTACAACACTTCTGTCCTCAAGTTTGATGGCTGTGGCGGAGGAATCGGGATTCGATATAATCAATGGTGGATACCATACTTCGGAGATAGGAATCATCAGTGAGAAGATATAGTTGTTTTTGGTTGGATCCCATTCCAGCATCTCATCTTTCCATATTAACTCCAAGGTTCCGGTAATCGAAATTTTACCCGTTAATTCgttaatttcctttaaaagttgaaatataGAGTAAAAATAGGAGATCAATTACTCTTTTGAAATCTGAAATATACTACAGCCTTTCGAATATATCCTACTTGACATCATTtcgtattatttgatatttaatataaataaaggcattttttcaaagaaaccgcatggaaaataaacttaaatttttGGACTTTAAGATgatagtttaaacaaataaaaaaaacttgagtTTGAGCAAACGGTATAAAACTTagtttttgtgaatattttaggTATGTAAATTCAGACAAGGGAACTGCAAATGGGGTTAAATTTGACAATGGTACTGTTGTTAAGATATGTACATTTATACAGTTTAGAAAATATGAAACTAAGTCCATTTCAAAGCTGAATAAGAGTATTTTCACACCCTTGAAAAAAATCGTAATTTGACATCATTGGGTGGCCAAACGCTGctctaaaatttgttttaaatattacaacgtcaattaaattaaatgaatattttttttttttgtttccacatgatttaataaaaagcaatatctatttaaaatgGCGTAATGAGTTCGTACCTGAATGCTGTAAAGAGCAAAATTGATATCCACATTTATAGCCTTGTTTTGGTCTACGATGGGGCGGTGGTTCTTGTTGTAATCCTTTGTTAGAGTGGACCACAAGGTTTCGGTGTCTTCTATTGAATGTGAATAACTACCTTTCCAGAGAAAATACGAATACACGCACAGAGTCAAGAACACATTAGTGACCATTTTTccttttcaatcaaatgaaaCCAAATGTCTGTCTATGTTTAAGCTTTTTCGATATTGTCCGTgttcaataaatacacataaacTAAACTTCCATTCTGAagacaattgaaatataatataaactgaAGTGTTAGATTACAGTGTCATGATCATAAAATGAATAGTTTTCGTTAGTGAAACTTAATGATTGTTGGTACCAACTCAAGCATTCGACAATTGCTATTGAAATAAGTATTTATCCTCATTTTGTGCTATCGTACagttcaaaaatatatcaatttcgAAATGCCGAGGTTTTAATCGAAAACATCAAagacataatttgttttcaatcatATAAAGAGTAACTATTATACGAATTATTATCGATATAATTATAACAGATCGCTGTAAGTGTTGCCAAATTTAGCCAAAGAAATACCATTTGCAGGAATAAatatttagtgaaaaaaatacgaaaataagtcATCTACTCCTTTCACTTGTTCACCGTAATGAAAACAGAACCGTCCATCCTAACTccgtgaaataaatataacacttttttttaaacattgttcatAAATTCACGAGACTCATTGACGTGtctttatataataaacaatgttaaaatgaatggAATTCAATGTTGTTTGAGGGGGATGGGTCATTGGGGAGTTGGGTtattaaacagtatttaaacaGCACTTTTGACAACCGAACCCTAAAGAAATGATTGATCGATTACTGAATGAATGCTTGAAAGGGCCTAATGTCCCGATCATTTGTAAAAAGGTAATTTAATGAGAACGCATTACAAATTCCATGTAAAATATGAGACCGAGTCGATCCTAAAGCATTCAAACAGCAAACCATTTATGTGATACAAAAGTATTCACAATTAAACGAAACCATGATTAAGTTCAAATAATGTGGTTGTTTTCCGAACCTTTTTATCCAAGTAAATATGGTAGACAATTGGGGAAACTGTCgattaaattgataaacatacgTGTCAATCAGCCGCTTTTAAATTTGGTACTATcggttttacttttaaatatggaTATATTGATATAACCAAACTGCAATATTCAACTTGCAGTCTAATCCTTATCGTGTGACGACGCCGTTAACTGAAagttttaaagttgtttaagttttaaaacagaatgataaccaattattattttagcTTTTTATCCCTTATTTACAAGGATGTAACAATTGTTGCGCGAGGGTGTGGTCATTTGACGTGATGCATTAGAGTGCCCCGGGGAAATCCAACTTATCGCAATCAGTTTACCCTTTGTCTTCGGgtccagttaaaaaaaaactaccttTATTTAATAAATCGTTATACGATGAGATAAAAGTGCATATTTTATACAGTACAGTACATTATTTGTTGTGGCACCAAAGGTCACATGAGGACGAATCAAACAACACTTGTTAATTTTGTCGGCAAAAAATGGTATCATATGACAGTGGTAAGCAATGAAAATAGTGTGTGAGAAATAATAACGAAtaatctatataaaataataaaatgtctaTGAAGAAAAAGATAATAACTGTTCCTTTCTGTTGtgataaataattgtatatggACATGTAATTATACAAAACCTCTACCGGTGGAAACCCTATTTGAAGTGAGTCTGTTATCAATAGAAGCAAAAACGacgtaaaaaacaacaatttcatgTGGTATAGTCACAtgatttaacatattaaattttacataagtgcaaattgaaatatgattatttatctttttaattttgacagaattatgtaATGGCCGtttgaatcatttttttcagccaaaataagtcaaattcaaaacctctgtatttaaatgaaatgaattatatataacaaaaaaaaatgttttgtttttctataaattgaatacacaattttaaCTATCAGAGTTTAAAATGTGTTCAGCAAATAGTCCATCATGATTTTTGTGAtggaaaaaatgcattttgtataAGCTAGCAATAAGGTAAAgtaacagaacatttatttatttttggtataagattcttgtacgtgtagcttcacgttaatataaagtttgtatataagatatttattgacattaaacatGGATCACGAAATATCTCCTTAAATATGCACTTATAGGTTCACAAAAACATTCGAAACTCGCTGTGCCGATCTGTTTTATCTCGAAGTTCTGATAATGACGAACATTTTTGGGTACATGTTGGGttaataaagacattttttgtatttcgaTTAAATTCAAATTCCGTTATCTCGAATAATCTcccgacttcgacatagcgagtttcgactgtattcgCATAAATCAATGTCCTCATGTTTTTGTGCatgtcattttaaacatgtataatgtaCACAACTTTGATGACGAAGGGCAAAAAAAACTCGGtgaatatgtaaacaaatcCGTACGAGTAGTACTTCGGAACTTCtctgttttatagttttatagtttatacacGAATGCTTCTGTTTCTCTTCCAAACGTTCTCCTCCGGGACaggaaattattaaatgaattgtaTATTTTTCGACAATCATGTATAACGTTCAAGTTTAATGcactttaatgcattttatctatgccttaaaattaacattttgttttcgatTTCCTTCCATAGAAAACCGTTCGGTGCTGATTTTCATTGCATCTGCTAAAATCtataaaaagcaataaattgCTCAGACTTTTAATTATTACCGCTGTAATtgcaaaacacacacacacacgcacgcacacacgcacacgcacacgcacacgcacacgcacacgcacacacacacacacacacacacgcgcgcgcacacaaAGCATTTCAAGTTCAACATTTCGCTCCACCCTTCCTCTGATGAAACATGTGCTCTATCTCGATTATTACTTTTCTTTCGATTAAGAAAGCAGCACATggataaatatgtttgtaaataacgTTTCTTATTCGGTAGCCTGTACAATGAAGTACagttattaaaacatgtgcTTGTAATGGAAACATTGCAATATGTTTCTTCAGGAAACATACAAACAGTCCTCTTGCAGTACCTTCAGAACGGTGAATCATTAacgtattaaaacaacaactaatGACAACCTCTTAAGATCTACatgcattttttacaataaactaTTTAGTTATGTGCTCTTCAATGCCGTTACACGCCAGTCACATACTCGTATGAGTAATAACTGAGACTAACTTTTTCGATTGCACAATTCATAACAAACCAGATATTGTATTCTTTAGTTTAACGAATATGTTgaataacacacacacacacacacacacgttttATATACTCCCAAAGAGACTTGCaacgtttaaaatattcttGCAATACAATGAATATCTCAAAAGTGTATGTCCGATACCTTTCTGTCatgtttgcaattttattaggtataatttatgcaaaattgTTCTTTAATTAGTGTGATGTGAACAGCACAATGTAGTAAATGTTAATTGAACACAATCCAATGAGGAAGCCGACAAAACACAGAATATCAACAACATAACTAACGTCCTTCCATCTTAGCAAAACGTCTTTATTATTCTCGAATGCAAGCTTCAGTGGTTCAAAACGATTCTCGATTTTCAGTTTGCAGTCCGCTTTTGAGGAGGTATCATCGACTTTAAGCGAGTTGAAATCTGTTTTTCGACGGACGACTGTAGCTGCTACGGCAGCAATGCACTTTGATGGTCGAGACTGCTCATTTTTGTAGTAGATTGCAAGATTCAGAATGGCCATGACACACATGAGAGTGCTGATTGTCATGGTTGTCAGCAGGTCATAGCTAAGCACTGGAAGAGGATCGGAAGTCTTTGGCAGGTTATCCCCAACCAATGTCATAAACACGGCCAAGGACATGAGTATTGTTACAGACAATGAAACCCGTTCCCCGGCTTCGGGTGGTAGCACGAACACCAGCAGGTTGATTGCAGCCAAAAACACTATTGGCAATATGATGTTCACCACCATAAACGTCGACTTTCGTTCTAAGCTGACGGTGAATGTAGCAATAAAtgaatattcattaaatatttcaacctCTCTTGTCATATTAAGTACGGATCATTCACAATTGCCATCGAAAATAGATGACAAGTATGTCATTCCTGCGTTTAAGTTAACTTCTCTTTACATGAAGCCAGCAACAACGAATTGGATTGAAAAGGCCTGTAAAGAAAATAACATATCCGATACCTAATGTCGTCT
The Mya arenaria isolate MELC-2E11 chromosome 12, ASM2691426v1 DNA segment above includes these coding regions:
- the LOC128212481 gene encoding neuronal acetylcholine receptor subunit alpha-6-like is translated as MVTNVFLTLCVYSYFLWKGSYSHSIEDTETLWSTLTKDYNKNHRPIVDQNKAINVDINFALYSIQEINELTGKISITGTLELIWKDEMLEWDPTKNNYIFSLMIPISEVWYPPLIISNPDSSATAIKLEDRSVVRLLSDGTIMFYPSGVYSVNSPLDSKYYPFDKQSFTIKFVVPGFISTEVNLNAGNMSYLSSTFNGNGEWALLDLKREVAIWNDVTPVALFTVSLERKSTYMIVNIIMPIVFLAVINLLVFILPPDAGERVSYAVTLLLSLAVFMTLVGDNLPKTSDPLPVLSYYLLATLTTSTLMCVLAVLNLVIFHKSEKSRPPKFIAFIAAAVLCRKSICKSQKVEDISTPAKIKSTTAKSREALKFAFEEDRDVSFTWKDVSYAVDVLCFFSFLVALIVINIYYLLLLTSN
- the LOC128210569 gene encoding neuronal acetylcholine receptor subunit alpha-6-like, which translates into the protein MTREVEIFNEYSFIATFTVSLERKSTFMVVNIILPIVFLAAINLLVFVLPPEAGERVSLSVTILMSLAVFMTLVGDNLPKTSDPLPVLSYDLLTTMTISTLMCVMAILNLAIYYKNEQSRPSKCIAAVAATVVRRKTDFNSLKVDDTSSKADCKLKIENRFEPLKLAFENNKDVLLRWKDVSYVVDILCFVGFLIGLCSINIYYIVLFTSH